A single window of Gossypium arboreum isolate Shixiya-1 chromosome 13, ASM2569848v2, whole genome shotgun sequence DNA harbors:
- the LOC108464238 gene encoding NAC domain-containing protein 54-like: MAPMTLPPGFRFHPTDEELVAYYLDRKISGRTIELEIIPEVDLYKCEPWDLPDKSFLPSKDMEWYFYSPRDKKYPNGSRTNRATRGGYWKATGKDRAVQTSKAVVGMKKTLVYYRGRAPHGIRTNWVMHEYRLLHSASPTAPSSLKDSYSLCRIFKKNIQIPKTKGAAVENNQSFGDEISRGREAEVEDENFNTSSSDVTQGTPNETGMADEYQPPFTSDEANSSANLSSLGPDFSSDLFQIPSYTNLHYQAPYPPLELEDFPQINIISETKASKAEIIDEYMMYDKCKDYMNGSLEEIFSLCASQDNSMPPLSMHD; this comes from the exons ATGGCTCCCATGACTCTCCCTCCTGGTTTCAGGTTTCACCCAACTGATGAAGAGCTTGTCGCTTACTACCTGGATAGGAAAATCAGCGGTCGCACCATTGAGCTTGAGATTATCCCTGAGGTTGATCTCTATAAATGTGAGCCTTGGGATTTACCAG ATAAGTCGTTTTTGCCCAGCAAAGACATGGAATGGTACTTCTACAGCCCCAGGGATAAGAAATACCCGAATGGGTCGAGAACCAACAGGGCAACGCGTGGCGGCTACTGGAAAGCCACTGGCAAGGATAGGGCGGTGCAGACGTCGAAAGCGGTGGTGGGTATGAAGAAGACTTTGGTTTATTATAGAGGTAGGGCTCCCCACGGCATCAGAACTAATTGGGTTATGCATGAATATCGCTTACTTCACTCCGCTTCTCCCACAGCTCCTTCCAGTCTAAAG GACTCTTATTCTTTATGTCGCATCTTCAAGAAAAACATTCAAATCCCTAAAACAAAAGGAGCTGCTGTTGAGAATAATCAATCATTTGGTGATGAAATCTCAAGAGGGAGAGAAGCTGAAGTTGAAGATGAGAATTTCAATACTTCTTCCTCGGATGTCACTCAAGGGACCCCCAATGAAACTGGCATGGCCGATGAATATCAACCTCCATTTACCTCCGATGAAGCCAATAGTTCGGCTAATTTGTCTTCACTCGGCCCTGATTTTTCCTCCGATCTATTTCAG ATTCCAAGCTACACCAATCTCCATTATCAAGCTCCATATCCACCATTAGAGCTAGAGGACTTCCCACAGATAAATATTATATCAGAGACAAAGGCCTCCAAGGCGGAGATAATTGACGAATACATGATGTATGACAAGTGCAAGGACTACATGAACGGATCATTAGAAGAGATTTTCTCACTTTGTGCCTCTCAGGACAATTCCATGCCCCCCCTCTCCATGCATGATTAA